From one Humulus lupulus chromosome 8, drHumLupu1.1, whole genome shotgun sequence genomic stretch:
- the LOC133795944 gene encoding trihelix transcription factor ENAP1-like — protein MDDTEDDARYPPNPYGGNHHQGYGSSHRQKLPVQSGPYSRPVGDQYVDEDDEEEDEDDELGEEEDDNDNGQNNGYPPVDKNVGDDEDNDDDDVEEEHEDEEDDENDEAEDEDHDKRQGYGRKNDDEDLQRHPKKRKLISLVSSYEFAPRVPSAPPSAATASTARVSFGGRSSLTDWTERETFVLLDAWGERFLQRGKKSLRSEEWQEVAEKVSEVSKIDRTDTQCRNRLDTLKKKYKKEKANSSMGGTSKWSYFKKMDLLLSTANQQPGLSCGMDSGEYVFMNPRVYLNCANGLDEMRDSPGNSESEGSDDSDGLPPKKRRSGRDNDCDEGSSFGLLANTIHKFGEIYEKIEDSKRQQMAELEKMRMDFQRDLEVQRRQIIERAQAEIEKIQQGGDDDDDEEIDDSAENASG, from the coding sequence ATGGATGACACCGAAGATGATGCAAGGTACCCACCAAATCCTTATGGGGGAAACCACCATCAGGGCTATGGTTCTTCCCATCGCCAAAAGCTCCCTGTTCAGAGTGGTCCATATTCTAGACCAGTTGGTGATCAGTATGTTGATGAGGacgatgaagaggaagatgaagatgaCGAACTAGGAGAGGAAGAAGATGACAACGACAATGGTCAAAATAATGGGTATCCACCAGTGGACAAAAATGTTGGTgacgatgaagacaatgacgatgatgatgtcgaggaggagcatgaggatgaggaggacgacgAGAATGATGAGGCTGAGGATGAAGATCATGATAAACGACAAGGTTATGGTAGAAAGAATGACGATGAAGATTTGCAGAGACACCCCAAAAAGCGAAAGTTGATAAGTTTAGTTTCGAGTTATGAGTTTGCTCCTCGTGTGCCATCAGCACCACCATCAGCTGCAACGGCCTCTACGGCAAGAGTATCATTTGGTGGTCGGAGTTCACTCACAGATTGGACAGAGAGGGAAACGTTTGTTCTGTTAGATGCTTGGGGCGAACGCTTTCTTCAACGTGGAAAGAAGAGCCTTCGGTCTGAGGAATGGCAAGAGGTTGCAGAGAAAGTATCTGAGGTGTCAAAGATTGATAGGACAGATACCCAATGTCGCAATCGTCTTGATACCTTGAAGAAGAAGTACAAAAAAGAGAAGGCTAACTCAAGTATGGGTGGAACTAGCAAATGGAGTTATTTCAAAAAGATGGATCTTTTATTATCGACTGCTAATCAGCAGCCTGGACTTTCTTGTGGGATGGATTCGGGAGAGTATGTTTTCATGAATCCCAGGGTGTATTTGAACTGTGCTAATGGGTTAGATGAAATGAGGGATAGTCCCGGGAACTCAGAATCCGAAGGAAGTGATGACTCAGATGGGCTTCCGCCAAAAAAGAGAAGATCTGGAAGGGACAACGACTGCGATGAAGGGTCTTCATTTGGATTGCTTGCTAATACTATCCATAAATTTGGGGAGATATATGAGAAGATAGAAGACAGTAAAAGACAGCAGAtggccgagctagagaagatgagAATGGATTTCCAAAGAGATTTGGAGGTGCAGAGAAGGCAGATCATTGAGAGAGCACAGGCTGAGATTGAGAAGATACAGCAaggtggtgatgatgatgatgatgaggagATTGACGACTCTGCTGAGAATGCCAGTGGGTGA